One genomic region from Gemmobacter aquarius encodes:
- a CDS encoding thymidine phosphorylase, with translation MDARAIIAKLRDGGKPSTDELRWFAAGLADGSVSDAQAGAFAMAALLRGLGDEGRVALTKGMRDSGKVLEWDMNGPVVDKHSTGGVGDCVSLLLAPALAACGAYVPMISGRGLGHTGGTLDKLEAIPGFRVGLTEAQLRRQMVEVRCAIVAANAEIAPADKRLYAVRDVTSTVESIDLITASILSKKLAAGLEALVLDVKCGSGAFMDTLEKAEALAQALVSTAQGAGCMTAALITDMSQPLATAAGNALEVIEVMETLTGTSVNEALWDLTAALGGEALALGGLAADAEDGAARIADALESGQAAEYFGRMVAAQGGPADFVDRWPDRLPSAPVVREVPCESDGFVVAIDGRALGEAVVHLGGGRLREGDRVNPSVGVSDLAGLGESVMRGVPLGMVHAADEAAADRAVAAVLAAYRIGTSEPDEPPLVLKRVS, from the coding sequence GTGGACGCGCGGGCGATCATCGCCAAGCTGCGGGACGGGGGCAAGCCTTCGACGGACGAGTTGCGCTGGTTCGCGGCGGGGCTGGCGGATGGCTCGGTGAGCGACGCGCAGGCGGGGGCCTTTGCCATGGCCGCGTTGTTGCGCGGGCTTGGCGACGAGGGGCGCGTGGCGCTGACCAAGGGGATGCGTGATTCCGGCAAGGTGCTGGAGTGGGATATGAACGGGCCGGTGGTCGACAAGCATTCGACCGGCGGGGTCGGGGACTGTGTGTCGCTGCTCTTGGCGCCCGCGCTGGCGGCTTGCGGGGCTTATGTGCCGATGATCTCGGGGCGGGGTCTTGGGCATACGGGCGGGACGCTGGACAAGCTCGAGGCGATTCCGGGGTTTCGGGTCGGATTGACCGAGGCGCAGTTGCGCCGCCAGATGGTCGAGGTGCGCTGCGCCATCGTGGCGGCCAATGCCGAGATCGCGCCTGCGGACAAGCGGCTTTATGCGGTGCGGGATGTGACATCCACGGTCGAGAGCATCGATCTGATCACCGCGTCGATCCTTTCCAAGAAGCTGGCGGCGGGGCTGGAGGCGCTGGTGCTGGATGTCAAATGCGGGTCCGGCGCGTTCATGGATACGCTGGAGAAGGCCGAAGCCTTGGCGCAGGCGCTGGTGTCCACCGCGCAGGGGGCGGGCTGCATGACGGCTGCGCTGATCACCGACATGAGCCAGCCTTTGGCTACGGCGGCGGGCAATGCGCTGGAAGTGATCGAGGTGATGGAGACGCTGACGGGAACGAGCGTGAACGAGGCGCTGTGGGATTTGACCGCAGCGCTGGGGGGCGAGGCTTTGGCGCTGGGCGGCTTGGCCGCCGATGCCGAGGATGGCGCGGCCCGTATTGCAGATGCGCTGGAAAGCGGGCAGGCGGCGGAATATTTCGGGCGGATGGTTGCCGCGCAGGGCGGGCCTGCCGATTTCGTTGACCGCTGGCCGGACCGTCTGCCTTCGGCCCCCGTGGTGCGCGAGGTGCCTTGCGAAAGTGACGGCTTCGTCGTGGCCATCGACGGGCGGGCCTTGGGCGAGGCGGTGGTGCATCTGGGCGGCGGGCGCCTGCGCGAAGGGGACCGTGTGAACCCTTCGGTCGGGGTGTCGGACCTTGCCGGATTGGGCGAAAGCGTGATGCGGGGCGTGCCCTTGGGCATGGTGCATGCGGCCGACGAGGCTGCGGCGGATCGGGCGGTGGCGGCGGTTCTGGCGGCATACCGGATCGGGACTTCGGAACCCGACGAGCCGCCCCTGGTTCTGAAGCGGGTGTCGTGA
- a CDS encoding cytidine deaminase produces MTLLAAATAVRERAYAPYSRFKVGAAIRSTSGVVHVGCNVENVAYPEGTCAEAGAIAAMIAAGDARIAEVCVIADSPDPVPPCGGCRQKIAEFADQDVRVVLCTTDGAQKVMTVAELLPGVFTAAHMDRT; encoded by the coding sequence ATGACCCTGCTTGCCGCTGCGACTGCCGTGCGTGAACGCGCCTATGCGCCCTATTCGCGTTTCAAGGTGGGGGCGGCGATCCGGTCCACGTCTGGCGTCGTGCATGTGGGCTGCAATGTCGAGAATGTCGCCTATCCCGAAGGCACTTGCGCCGAGGCTGGGGCGATTGCGGCGATGATCGCGGCGGGGGATGCCCGCATTGCCGAGGTCTGCGTGATCGCCGACAGCCCCGATCCGGTGCCGCCCTGTGGCGGGTGCCGCCAGAAGATCGCGGAATTCGCCGATCAGGATGTGCGGGTGGTGCTGTGCACCACGGATGGCGCACAGAAGGTGATGACGGTGGCCGAGTTGTTGCCCGGCGTCTTTACCGCCGCGCATATGGACCGGACCTAA